The following are from one region of the Cyanobium gracile PCC 6307 genome:
- a CDS encoding asparaginase produces MTLSSSFAGPGRPGIPPLEVRLLRNGIVESRHRVHAVVCDQRGRVLMRAGDPQQLSFVRSALKPFQATVFVGSGAADRMGAGERGLAIACASHAGTALHAREAFKLLWGAELDTEDLQCPTPAGASSPLEHNCSGKHAAFLAACRQMHWPLESYLQADHPLQQAVVKRVGELLGLPGAELISARDDCGAPTLQLQLAQMALLFAHLGGGEQADLERLSRAMLAHPDLIAGDGQFDTELMRLGHGQVLSKGGAEGIQCLSRVGEGMGVAIKVDDGARRAKQAVALHLLEQLEWLTPTTLVELRQRYLAPADHLRLEVIGELRFDGARP; encoded by the coding sequence ATGACCCTGTCCTCCAGCTTCGCCGGCCCGGGCCGCCCCGGCATTCCCCCCCTGGAGGTCCGCCTGCTGCGCAACGGCATCGTCGAGTCGCGCCACCGGGTGCATGCGGTGGTCTGCGACCAGCGGGGCCGGGTGCTGATGCGCGCCGGCGACCCCCAGCAGCTGAGTTTCGTGCGTTCCGCCCTCAAGCCCTTCCAGGCCACCGTCTTCGTGGGCAGCGGCGCCGCCGACCGGATGGGGGCCGGCGAGCGGGGCCTGGCGATTGCCTGCGCCTCCCATGCCGGCACCGCCCTGCATGCCCGGGAGGCGTTCAAGCTGCTCTGGGGTGCGGAGCTCGACACCGAGGACCTCCAGTGCCCCACCCCCGCCGGCGCCAGCAGTCCGCTGGAGCACAACTGCTCGGGCAAGCACGCGGCCTTCCTGGCCGCCTGCCGGCAGATGCACTGGCCGCTCGAGAGCTATCTCCAGGCCGACCATCCCCTGCAGCAGGCGGTGGTTAAGCGGGTCGGCGAGCTGCTGGGGCTGCCGGGGGCCGAACTGATCAGCGCCCGAGACGACTGCGGCGCCCCCACCCTGCAGCTGCAGCTGGCCCAGATGGCCCTGCTGTTCGCCCACCTCGGGGGCGGCGAGCAGGCCGACCTGGAGCGGCTCAGCCGGGCCATGCTCGCCCACCCGGATCTGATCGCCGGGGACGGGCAGTTCGACACCGAACTGATGCGCCTGGGCCACGGCCAGGTGCTGAGCAAGGGGGGCGCCGAAGGCATCCAGTGCCTCAGCCGGGTGGGCGAGGGCATGGGGGTGGCCATCAAGGTGGACGACGGGGCCCGGCGGGCCAAGCAGGCGGTGGCCCTGCACCTGCTGGAGCAACTCGAGTGGCTCACCCCCACCACCCTGGTGGAGCTGCGCCAGCGTTACCTGGCACCGGCCGACCACCTGCGCCTGGAGGTGATCGGCGAGCTGCGCTTCGACGGGGCCCGCCCCTGA
- a CDS encoding GMC oxidoreductase — protein sequence MSAAPSTTAGSEIPWDAVVVGAGANGSVAAMVLAEAGLRVLVLEAGPDLSARRALGSEPLNSLRRLSHLSSGRQRLQRHHPGFWKHNPELFVDERLNPYSTPEDAPFLWTRGRQVGGKSLTWGGITLRLSEAEFQAGRRDGHGPAWPIGTAELAPFYDRLETLLGVHGQRDGLPQLPDGSYRPPLPFTPGEKHLQGAIGRELGLPLIHSRGFRLHRPTPEAPWPPSSAQGNCLARALATGRVQLRSGAVVSHLEMDATRRQAEAVVLVDAASGRRERLAAPLVVLCASTIETVRLLLHSSDAVRSGGLSDPSGSLGRCLMDHISTSRFFSIPAIAAPREPAELSGAGSCFIPNTVNLDAGSSEAFLRGYGIWAALQRFDPPALLRRRPGEAVGFLIGHGEVLPQAGNRVSLDGSRTDAWGLPIPHIDCRWEANEAAMVAHMQARMEDVVAAAGGRIRPIEELFVLPVLEPLIRNSLAVRPEPPPPGYYIHELGGARMAERPEEGVVDPWNRCWGAENVLVTDGACWPSAGWQSPTLTEMAITWRACAAAAAGMRRH from the coding sequence ATGTCCGCCGCCCCATCCACCACCGCCGGAAGCGAGATCCCCTGGGACGCGGTCGTGGTGGGGGCGGGGGCCAACGGTTCGGTGGCGGCCATGGTGCTGGCGGAGGCCGGGCTGCGGGTGCTGGTGCTGGAGGCGGGGCCGGACCTCTCCGCCCGCCGGGCCCTGGGCAGCGAACCGCTCAACAGCCTGCGCCGTCTCTCCCACCTGAGCAGCGGCCGCCAGCGCCTGCAGCGGCACCATCCGGGGTTCTGGAAGCACAACCCGGAGCTGTTCGTCGACGAACGCCTCAACCCCTACAGCACCCCGGAAGACGCGCCGTTCCTGTGGACCCGGGGCCGCCAGGTGGGGGGCAAGAGCCTCACCTGGGGCGGCATCACCCTGCGCCTCTCGGAGGCGGAGTTCCAGGCGGGCCGGCGGGACGGCCATGGCCCAGCCTGGCCGATCGGCACCGCCGAGCTGGCCCCCTTCTATGACCGCCTCGAGACCCTGCTGGGGGTGCACGGCCAGCGGGACGGCCTGCCCCAGCTGCCGGACGGGAGCTACCGGCCGCCCCTGCCGTTCACGCCGGGGGAGAAACACCTGCAGGGGGCGATCGGCCGAGAGCTGGGTCTGCCCCTGATCCACTCCCGCGGCTTCCGCCTGCATCGGCCCACGCCGGAGGCCCCCTGGCCCCCCTCCAGCGCCCAGGGCAACTGCCTGGCCAGGGCCCTGGCCACGGGCCGGGTGCAGCTGCGCAGCGGTGCGGTGGTGAGCCATCTGGAGATGGACGCGACCCGGCGGCAGGCCGAAGCGGTGGTGCTGGTGGACGCGGCCAGCGGCCGGAGGGAGCGCCTCGCCGCCCCCCTGGTGGTGCTCTGCGCCTCCACGATCGAAACGGTGCGGCTGCTGCTGCACTCGAGCGACGCCGTCCGCAGCGGTGGCCTCAGCGACCCCTCCGGCAGCCTGGGCCGCTGCCTGATGGACCACATCTCCACCAGCCGCTTCTTCTCGATCCCCGCCATCGCGGCGCCCCGCGAACCGGCCGAGCTCTCCGGGGCCGGCAGCTGCTTCATCCCCAACACCGTGAACCTCGACGCGGGGAGTTCGGAAGCCTTCCTGCGCGGCTACGGCATCTGGGCCGCCCTGCAGCGCTTCGATCCCCCTGCCCTGCTGCGGCGCCGGCCCGGGGAGGCGGTGGGCTTCCTGATCGGCCATGGGGAGGTGCTGCCCCAGGCGGGGAACCGGGTGAGCCTGGATGGCTCCCGCACCGACGCCTGGGGCCTGCCCATCCCCCACATCGACTGCCGCTGGGAGGCCAACGAGGCCGCGATGGTGGCTCACATGCAGGCGCGCATGGAGGACGTGGTGGCCGCGGCGGGCGGCCGCATCCGGCCGATCGAGGAGCTGTTCGTGCTGCCGGTGCTCGAACCGCTGATCCGCAACAGCCTGGCGGTGCGTCCGGAGCCGCCGCCACCGGGCTACTACATCCACGAACTGGGCGGGGCCCGCATGGCCGAACGCCCAGAGGAGGGGGTCGTCGACCCCTGGAACCGCTGCTGGGGGGCCGAGAACGTCCTGGTCACCGATGGGGCCTGCTGGCCCAGCGCCGGCTGGCAGAGCCCCACCCTCACCGAGATGGCGATCACCTGGCGGGCCTGCGCCGCCGCCGCCGCCGGGATGCGGCGGCACTGA
- a CDS encoding DUF2811 domain-containing protein, with the protein MAMDPEHPGCGGDEASVSLEAEVPEVLYAGMREFIDAHPHWDQYSVITSALAGFLFQNGCQEPVVSQHYLDGLFQKP; encoded by the coding sequence ATGGCCATGGATCCTGAGCACCCGGGGTGCGGCGGCGACGAGGCGAGTGTGAGCCTGGAAGCCGAGGTGCCGGAGGTGCTCTACGCCGGCATGCGCGAGTTCATCGACGCCCACCCGCACTGGGACCAGTACAGCGTCATCACCTCCGCCCTGGCCGGCTTCCTGTTCCAGAACGGCTGCCAGGAGCCCGTGGTCTCCCAGCACTACCTCGACGGCCTGTTCCAGAAGCCCTGA
- a CDS encoding sirohydrochlorin chelatase, whose translation MTTAPDRAIAPEGPHGPIGVLVCGHGSRNRLAVSEFASLAHQLQHHLAPVPVDHGYLEFARPILRDGLDALRQRGVRHVLAVPAMLFAAGHAKNDIPSVLNTYAAETGLRIDYGRELGVDLKMIQAAAARIRAALERADADALAAGRSPVPLHDTLLAVVGRGSSDPDANSNVAKVTRMLVEGFGFGWGETLYSGVTFPLVEPGLRQAVKLGFQRIVVFPYFLFSGVLVSRIRQHSERVAADHPALELVQAGYLGDHPLVLDTFRERVTEVLGGDVAMNCSLCKYRAQVLGFEREVGAPQHSHHHHVEGLVESCNLCERECTGACQPDGVPVPLGGAGQGHGQEGHHHHHPVYPHADHPLGPRTLRRPSD comes from the coding sequence ATGACCACCGCCCCTGACCGAGCCATCGCTCCGGAGGGACCCCACGGCCCGATCGGGGTGCTGGTCTGTGGCCACGGCAGCCGCAACCGTCTGGCGGTGTCCGAATTCGCCTCCCTGGCCCACCAGCTCCAGCACCACCTCGCCCCGGTGCCCGTGGACCACGGCTACCTGGAATTCGCCCGGCCGATCCTGCGCGACGGCCTGGACGCCCTGCGCCAGCGCGGGGTGCGGCACGTGCTGGCCGTGCCGGCGATGCTGTTCGCCGCCGGCCACGCCAAGAACGACATCCCCTCGGTGCTCAACACCTACGCCGCCGAGACCGGGCTGCGCATCGACTACGGCCGGGAGCTCGGGGTGGACCTCAAGATGATCCAGGCCGCGGCCGCCCGCATCCGCGCCGCCCTCGAGCGCGCCGATGCCGACGCCCTCGCGGCCGGCCGCAGCCCCGTGCCGCTGCACGACACCCTGCTGGCGGTGGTGGGGCGTGGCTCCTCCGATCCGGATGCCAACTCCAACGTGGCCAAGGTGACCCGGATGCTGGTGGAGGGCTTCGGCTTCGGCTGGGGGGAGACCCTCTATTCCGGTGTCACCTTTCCCCTGGTGGAGCCGGGCCTGCGCCAGGCCGTCAAGCTCGGCTTCCAGCGCATCGTCGTCTTCCCGTACTTCCTGTTCTCCGGGGTGCTGGTGAGCCGGATCCGCCAGCACAGCGAGCGGGTGGCCGCCGACCATCCCGCGCTGGAGCTGGTCCAGGCCGGCTACCTGGGCGACCATCCCCTGGTGCTGGACACCTTCCGGGAGCGGGTCACCGAGGTGCTGGGGGGCGATGTGGCCATGAACTGCTCGCTCTGCAAGTACCGGGCCCAGGTGCTCGGATTCGAGCGGGAGGTGGGGGCGCCCCAGCACAGCCACCACCACCATGTCGAGGGGCTGGTGGAGAGCTGCAACCTCTGCGAGCGGGAATGCACCGGTGCCTGCCAGCCCGACGGCGTGCCCGTGCCGCTGGGGGGGGCTGGCCAAGGCCACGGCCAGGAGGGCCATCACCACCACCACCCTGTCTATCCCCATGCCGACCACCCGCTGGGTCCCCGCACCCTGCGGCGGCCGAGCGACTGA